The Gossypium raimondii isolate GPD5lz chromosome 2, ASM2569854v1, whole genome shotgun sequence genome segment aaaaaaataaccaaataatttatttgcaaTCATTAGACCTAATTCAAGCTTacgaaacatttaaaacaaatcgggaacaattttggattaaaatgaagcttttaaaaaaatttgagtaaaaagtgaaaacaaaggtcacacgaccgtgtggccaggccatgtgacgaATCTCAGCCCATGTGGCTCAAGAActtggccgtgtaactctctgtagTCACGTAAACCTGGGTTACACGACTGTGTCATCAAATCGTGTAACTCTCTATGACCACGTGAACAAACCTGTACAAAATATCAAACAGGCCACGTGGCCATGTCATGCAACTGTATGGgatacatggtcgtgtggcagACCATGTCCCAGACCATGTGTGCCCAAAATACCTTCAAACACAAGCCAATTCACCTACAATTTCTTAGACACCAAGACATGTATTTACCACTACATTAACCTATTAAAAGATGTACCAAATAAATTCCAAATGTCATATGCCATAATCAAACTTTTATACCATACTTTCTAATGCTAATATATTCCAACCAAAATTCCAAAAGATTACCAAAACAAAATAgccatttcaacaataaatctCCAAGGAAGACATCAAATGACAAGCTACCATTTCAAGATACCAAATACCAATATCATGTTTACAATTCAAATGGCACAAATCATCATCTCACAAAATAGAATCAATATGATATACCTAATTAGTTTTATCACATTCATCACAAGTTGATCATAAAACATGAAACTTAACATTATATACCAACTTTTAACCACATCCATGTTGAACATTTTCAGTATtatatctatgtatgtactttatCTTAGACCTAGGAGTTatcttgatctatctctatagatttTGACTCCTAATATGAAAGTGGTCTCACCCAAGTtcttcatagaaaaacaacttcctaacaAAGTCTTAACAAACTGTAAAGTATGTATGTCATTTCCCATTATCAGTACGTCATCTACATATAGTACCAAATATATAATAGTACTCTCATTAAATTTCTTGTCAACACaaggctcatcttcatttttaaaaaaccaaactctttgattgcatcattaaaatGAAGATTCCAACTTCCTAACTCTTTGATTACATCAATAGAATGAAGATTCCAACTTTGAAAAGCTTGCTTCTCCATATACGAATTTTTGTATCTTACATATCTTTCCAACATCCTTTGGATCAACAAAtccttcaggttgtgtcatgcACAAATCATCTTCCAATTTCCCATGAAGGAAAGTTATTCTGATATCTATCTGACAAATTTTACAATCATGAAATGTAGTTATCACAAGCAAGATCCGAATAGATTTAAACATGGAAACATGAGTGAAGGTTTAATCTAAATTTGGCAAAAAATTTTGGTGACTAACCACCCCTTGTATGGTTGTGCAGTATTATCCATGTGGGTCAACTGACCACCACCAGACATGCAAACATCTAGACTAAAAATACtgcaacaaaaaaatagaagataGAACAGTGGTGcccacaagtatacgggtcaaattgtaatatagtaactTTACAATTAAACAAGTCaggaagtattccaaggatcaaacCCAATGGAGGtcaaatcaaaccaaaaacTACTTTATACACTATCATGGCTAAATAGTATTAATCGAAATTATAGTATGAATaaccaaacaaaaaattaatcaaggaaaataataaaaaataattaaataaggcTAATAGTCGAAATTTACTCGATGGATTTAGCTACTCAtggatctaaataaaaaaaatcctgaTTGTAATTTAAACAtgcaaagaaaatattaaatgaaagaaaagggaaaaaagagatTGATCTATTTTGATATTAGATGCGCTCGAAAACTGAAAACCCTTTAACAATTGTCGAGATAGCGTCGATTGCAAATGAAAACCAAagcaaaattatgaaatattaaagaaaCCAAAGCTTGgaattaaatcaaatccaagtctgaaacaagaataaaaattcgtagagaaaataaaactaaattgtaactaaaatttaatatctaaaatctAATCTAAAAACAACCTCCTCAACTAAGCTTGAACATAACTATATATAAACAGTTGTTTCTACCCTAATTAGGTCAAATACAAGCCATTAAACTGAATAAAGTACATTGTACAGATGAAAACACCATCAATAATATTTTGGCCTTTATCACAGTGGTGTCGCGACACCACAAGATCGGTGTTGCGACACAGAACTTCGAATGAGACTTTTCTTGTTTTGAAATGTGATGTTGCAACACTGCATGctagtgtcgcgacatcaatGTCTTCCTTGGTGTTCGTTGGCTTGAAAATAATGTCTCGCACACTAAATTGGCTCGTCAATCCTACCCTAGGTCCATATTGGGccaacgggttgttacaatacCAAAATATgcgtaaaaaattattattttactaaaactACTAAATTGGAAAACTAATtgaaatactaataaaattgtCCAAAAACAAGCTCATTCAGTGTCGAAAAGACTCTAATTTACCACAACGAATTGTGGTAGATCATCAACCAAGGTTCATACTTGGTTAACaaacatggaatccatctcaaaCCTCATGGTCTCGAGCTATTTCTCAAATTGTATGCTTGCTACCGCTTCTTAATAAGTGTTAGGCTCATTTTGATCTATAAGTAGAACATTGCCTTGTATTGTAACGAGAAATCCATATCTTTCAAGTGCATAACATTCTCTTAAAGAGCTACGCGGCGGTTGTATTTCCACAACAACTTGTGGAACTTGTTGTTGTTCTATCTTTGGTTCAATGGTACTTATGGTTCTCAAATTTCTTCAAGTTCAATCTTCCTCCCACTTCCTTTTCTGAATACAAGTTCTCTTTCAAGAAAGACACTTGTCTGAGCAACAAGCACTTTCTTTAAGATATCCTACAAAATTGCATTTTTCATATTTGAgttcaagcttagtagacgtTTGACGTTTAACATAAGTTTCATAACCCCGAATCTTCATGAAAGACATACTAGGAAGTTTCCTAGTCCACATCTTATGTGGTgtcttttaaattgatttagaaaGAACAAGATTTAATGTGAAAgcaagtgcatgtccccaaaaagaaaataaaaagatcaaCATGACTCATCATTGATCGAACTGTGGCTAACAATGTtcgatttcttctctcaaaaactcCATTCCATTGTAAAGTACCAagaggagtaagttgtgagacaatctcACATTCCTTCTGAAGGTCATTAAACTCTAAGCTTAAATATTATCCACCTCGATCCGAACGAAATGCCTTGATATTTTTgtctagttgattttgtacttcatttttaaCTTCTTCGAATTTTTCAAGGGCTTCGAATTTATGACACGTGAGAAAACTATACTcatatctactgaaatcatcagtAAAAGTAATAAAGTATTGAAAACCATCTCCAGCCTGTGTATTCATTAGCCAAAATAAATTACTATGTATTAAACCCAATAAATCACTAGTTCACTCACTTTTTTCAGTAAAAGAagctttaataattttacttaataagtaagattcacatacttcaaattgttcaaaaataagcaaattaaaaaatctttttttggAGCTTGAAGATGTgttcctcacttatgtggcTCAAACAATAATGCCAAAGATAAGTTTAAAttgagtcatttattttaggtcttttagtatttatgttataaataaacatatctTGATATAAAATGTAGAGGTTGTTTACCAACATTGTcgaataataaaaacattatccagataaaaagaacaataattgtatttaataattatctcaaagcccaacttttcaattaaaacattacatggttatatatatgatatggataccctaaaattttagatACTCATTGTGGTTTCCCATTTTTTTGGTTGATATTATAAgctaatggttaaatttcaattttggccCTTAAACTATGTTGaaacttgagatttaatctatatacttttaacttttaacataatttggtcTATCTACTTTTAGATTGTTATTAGTTAAtctaaatagttaatacaatCAACATGTTAACAtcgatttttcttaaaaatactataccaatagaaaaaatattttatcatgatAATTTCGAATGGGTATTCttaagaaagaaaatttctaattaatactttcaatattatttttattgttaggTGAATatgaaggaatttttttaattttaaaatgtcgcatcaaaaatttaataaaaaatttaattctgaattttaaaatctaaaaataaaaattaatttctaaatatattaaatatataaaatttaaaacatattttaactttcaaatttttattatataatttaataaaaacaaatacccGTAGATATATAAATTCGAACATTATACCTACACGAATGGCAGTCATCCCCTATGTTGTCTTCcttgataaaaattaaagcaaTTAATAAGCCTTTTGCTTTTTGTGCCCCACCTTGAATGTGAGTTCCGTTATTGGGTCCACCATAACCAACGGCCTAAAACGCCCTCAAAATATCAAATGGCTCAAATGTAATTTCGTACATTAAGGGTTCAAACGTAATTTCAGTCCTTCCTACCTCAGTCTCCCTCCCCCCCCCCTTCCTCCCCACGGTTTAAAGTTCAACCGTCGCCGTGAATACACCACCATATCCATTCGACCACTCAAAGCCcgaaaaaaatagatttttcttcttcaaatttaGAACCCTAGAATTTGGGAGGTTTGCTGTTTTTGGATTTTCATGGTGAATTCGAAATGGTTGGAAATTCGCTAGCTGGACTGCAAGATCACTTGAAATTGGCTCGAGAATACGCTCTCGAAGGCCTCTACGACACTTCCATTATCTTCTTTGATGGCGCCATTGCTCAGATCAACAAGTAAATTTCCTTCCTCTTTTCATTTTCCTCTTATTTTCTGGAATTTCAGCCactcattcttttttttttcttttttttttcggcGTAAATTTTCGATTTATTATGCAGTTTTGAGTCACAATTAAGTTAGTTACATTAAtagttattttcttaaaataatttgaagtgCGTGGGGAAATACGCAAAGAAAAATGTTAGCTTTATCAGCTGAGTTTGCTTGATATCTTATTTTATTGGGTCACAATGTGCTTATTTGTTTCAGATTTTTTGGTCAAATATGCATTATTTTAACTATTGTTTGagctaatttgcaaaatttgttGATCTTTTGTTATGCATTTAGGCATCTAACCAATCTTGATGACCCGCTAATTCGTGCAAAATGGATGAATGTAAAGAAAGCACTATCAGAGGAGACAGAAGTTGTGAAGCAATTGGATGCTGAGAGAAGGTCATTTAAGGAAGCTCCTAATGGGCGGCGTCCTTCTTCACCGCCGATTCATGCTAAGTCATCTTTCGTATTCCAACCATTAGATGAGTATCCAACTTCATCAGGTGCCCCAGTGGATGATCCTGATGTGTGGAGGCCTCCAAGTCGGGACACTTCAAGTAGAAGACCTGCTAGGGCTGGTCAAGTGGGCACGAGGAAATCTCCACAAGATGGGGCTTGGGGTCGTGGCAATACCAGAACAGGTACAACTGGACGAGGTGCAAAGGCAGGTGGTTCAAGTAGAACTAACACAGGGGCCAGAGCATCTACCACTGGAAAGAAGGGTACTGGCTCAGGGAAATCTACAAAAGGAGATTCGGCAGTAAGTTCTGGTTGACAATATGCTTTGCCAGTTAACTTTAACTTATTACTGCCTTTGAAGTTGAGATTTCAGTGTAAAGCttaacatgtttaggttcaAAATATAATGCATGTGCCAAATTTGCTGTTAATATCTGAAGCTGCTTTAATAGAACTCCAGATAGTAGTAATAGGGACATGAACAATTTTGCTAATTGAAAGTCAAACTACTTTAGTTTGATGTTCTCAATTTTTTGGCTATCGATTTGCTTTTGCAATTTCTCAGAATGGTGATGCTGAAGATGGAAAATCTAAGAGGTCCCAGTATGAGGGACCTGATCCAGATTTGGCTGCAATGTTAGAAAGGGATGTTTTAGAAACCACGCCTGGAGTACGGTGGGATGATGTTGCTGGTCTGACTGAAGCAAAAAGACTTTTAGAGGAGGCTGTTGTTCTTCCTTTATGGATGCCTGAATATTTTCAGGTACTTGCTCTGTTGCAGCTGAATTATCATTAAGTATTATTTAGTAGAGGATATATAATAGAGCCAGATTGATTCTCATTTCTTTCacataatatgatttttatgttatttcttCTGATTTCATTGCCTTGAGTTTGCATTAAATAAAGGGATATAATGATGCTAATTTAAGTTTAGTTTTCTATACAATTTAATGACTACGGAAAATCATTGGTCAATTTGTATAGAAGGTTCTTGTACCATACATTTTTTCCATATGTAGGTCCTCTATTATGATGCTAATTTAAGTTTAGTTTCTCTATACAATTTAATGACTACGGAAAATCATTGGTCAATTTGTATAGAAGGTTCTTGTACCATACATTTTTTCCATATCTAGGTCCTCTATTatgatttcataatttctagtcCATATAGTTTTCGAAATGTGCATTGTTAGTCTTGAGGccaactttttttcttttagtattgtcaaataatttaatgtgactttatttttaaacatgcTATACCTTGGCAAAATTTGGACAAATATtacctttttctcattttttgtctttttctaAATGTGCAAAAAGTTATCCAACTGTCATGACATTGCATGTTTAATAGAAATAAGCCATGTCTAATTATTTGACAGAATTAATCGGAAAAAAAGTTGGCCTCAGGACTGAAAGTGTTTATTTCGAAAAAGAGACTAAATCCAGAAAGAAAGACATATAGTACAAGGACTTCCTATAGAATTTGACCAAAATCATTAAGATGgagtaatttttgttttgaaatttctagaaaattacAGAATTAACTTTTCTGCATATATTTTTTCTCCCACTTCTAAATGTGTTTATTCTGGCATATACTGATAGACAGGTtgagttattttcttgtttgtcTTTAGGGTATTAGGAGACCATGGAAAGGCGTTCTTATGTTTGGACCTCCTGGTACTGGCAAAACTCTTCTGGCTAAAGCAGTTGCCACTGAATGTGGGacaacatttttcaatgtttcTTCTGCTACATTAGCCTCAAAGTGGCGTGGTGAGAGTGAGCGCATGGTCCGGTGCTTGTTTGATCTTGCAAGAGCTTATGCTCCTAgtacaatttttattgatgagATTGACTCTCTTTGCAATGCCCGTGGGTAAGTTTGCTGCTTGTTTCTGTGCTTTGGCTGTTATCTGGGATCTACCTTGGCAATTGgctttcttttgttcttgatgtTCTGAATGTAAATTTTTGTGCATATAGTCTAGCTTGATGGGGGAACGTATGTGCCAGTATTTTAAGTGTTTACTTGGAAATTTACATGGATAGACATGCTCtcgttttcttcttcttcatttgtgcatctCTCTCTCCCTCCCTCCTTCCCTCCCTCTGTTGCATGGCTCTTGCATTCTCTTGACTTtgattgcattttttttatggtttagggCTTCCGGGGAGCATGAGTCATCTAGAAGGGTAAAATCTGAACTGCTTGTTCAGGTAGATGGTGTAAATAATACTGGTACAAATGAAGATGGCAGCCGCAAGATAGTGATGGTTTTGGCTGCAACTAACTTCCCATGGGACATAGATGAGGCACTCAGGTTGGTcctgtttcttttatttgcaCCTACTCCATACGTTTGAGGGATCTTATGATTAAGTTACTAGTTTACATTTGTTGTTTCTAATTGTTCTTCATGGAATGTAGGAGGCGACTGGAAAAGCGAATATATATTCCTCTGCCCAATTTTGAGAGTCGTAAGGAGCTCATTCGGATCAATCTAAAAACAGTTGAGGTAAATATTCTCACTAATCTATGATTAGTCTTATGATTCTTAAGGCTTTATAGTATGGTTATcttctttgtttatttgtttttccaTGCCACATTTGATTTGTTTCATTGAtgctttgtttttcttgaactttaattttttatttttgtgatgagccggtaaaatgaaaatttttagcCCTGGTAGCATAATGGCGATGATGCAGCTTAGAATATTTCTTTTGGAAGCCAAATAGAAGTATACACATGAATCATTTGAAAACTATAGATGATTTGAATTGTTTATAGAATATTATGATAGGTAGATCATATCTCTCTCAACAGCCACCTTTGTCACCATAAAGAAGAAACTACTTGGCTATCAAGTTTTGCTCTCATCAGATGGACAGATTTGTGTCAGAGATGGgtgtattataatttatttagccatGGACCCTGTACCAATGCAGTTTTGTGTGTGTTTTAGTGAAAGATCTAGTGCTTGGATCAATAGTTACCGATCCAAAAAAATCTTCTGAAACTTGCTCTGGTTTCCTTGCAAATGATCTTGAGAAAACATTGCTCAATGGCTAGCATACTATGCCTGATATGAAATTGAGTTTGTCTGCCATTTATTGTCCTTGTGGTAATGTGGCAGGTGGCTGCTGACGTGGATATTGATGAAGTGGCTCGTCGTACGGAAGGGTATAGTGGGGATGATCTCACAAATGTTTGTCGCGATGCTTCCTTAAATGGCATGAGGCGGAAAATAGCTGGTAAGACACGTGACGAGATTAAGAACATGTCCAAAGATGAGATTTCAAAGGATCCTGTTGCTATGTGCGACTTTGAAGAAGCCTTGGCAAAGGTCCAGAGAAGTGTTTCACAAGCCGATATTGAGAAGCATGAAAAATGGTTTACCGAATTTGGATCAGCATAACGCAAAACCGGAAACCTGTAAGGGTTGTCTGCTTTCCTGATATGTTTTCATTGAAAGGGTGTTTCATTCTTATTATATTTCCCGGCATTTTGTTTGTGGCTGATTGTATGGAGGTTCGAACATTGTTGTTAGTTGTACCTGTAATCTGACCTAGGTTGACCATTTTATCACTGTGCATTTAATCAAAATCTGCATTTATCAGGGTTTATATGTAACTTGGTCACTGAATTTCATGACATCTTACTTGGAAAAGTAAATTTCGCTATTAAGTACTTAGAATAGAATTTGCATTTCATCAGAATGTTACTTCAGTAGATTAACTCTCTTTTATCATGGTTTCCTCTAGATGAACCATCTACATTCAATGTGGAGCTTGCCACTTTACATTTACATGTAGATGGTTCATTTTTTAGTAAAGTGGCAAGCTATTCACTTTTCCTATAAAGTGAATAATTACTAAAACCTGAATTGGGACAAAAAGATGACAATGGATAatcatgaattatgaaattagaaaattaaataagtgtGGGCATAGTTTTTAACCATTGGTGGGAAATTGAGATTTAATATTAGCCTTTGAATTTAAACCATTAaggttagatattttatttattagatGATATTTAGAAAAGATGGATAAATGTTTTCATCCTTACATCAATCTTACGCCACAACAAGGAGAAACGAagagaagtttttttttttttcttcttataatTTCGAGggatttaccaaaaaaagtcaatttttttataaaattaccgaaataggccggttttttaattatttaccggattGGGCCATTTCCCCCAAAATCGCGCCACGTCGGAGCGATGTCGGGGCGAATTTGAAAAGTCgcgtcacgtcggtagcgacctgccgacgtggaaggaaatcgctccTTGAGGCGCGATTTCCTTCACGTCGGCAGTCGTCGACGTGACGCCGACTCTCACTTAGCGCGATATCGGGAACGCGATTTTGACCACGATTTTACGCTTTGGGTTTtatggcttttagggtttagggtgcgAGCTTTTTAGGAGTTAGGGGTCCGGAAAATttttttcgagttgacgtttcggTTAAATAGTGGAAATCGCTTCTACTAGGATGctatttaagaagaaattgtgaaatagtggcctcgtggacgcgatttcgctctGATGGTCATgtgagaaataattttttgacgTTTTTGaggaaatagtataaaatcgatACCGGGATGCTATATGAGAAGAATTGTGAAATCGCtactcgtggacgcgatttcgctctGATTGGTCATGtaggaaataaattttttgacgtTTCGAGCAAATAATGTCAAATCGCTaccgtgg includes the following:
- the LOC105777705 gene encoding katanin p60 ATPase-containing subunit A1, whose protein sequence is MVGNSLAGLQDHLKLAREYALEGLYDTSIIFFDGAIAQINKHLTNLDDPLIRAKWMNVKKALSEETEVVKQLDAERRSFKEAPNGRRPSSPPIHAKSSFVFQPLDEYPTSSGAPVDDPDVWRPPSRDTSSRRPARAGQVGTRKSPQDGAWGRGNTRTGTTGRGAKAGGSSRTNTGARASTTGKKGTGSGKSTKGDSANGDAEDGKSKRSQYEGPDPDLAAMLERDVLETTPGVRWDDVAGLTEAKRLLEEAVVLPLWMPEYFQGIRRPWKGVLMFGPPGTGKTLLAKAVATECGTTFFNVSSATLASKWRGESERMVRCLFDLARAYAPSTIFIDEIDSLCNARGASGEHESSRRVKSELLVQVDGVNNTGTNEDGSRKIVMVLAATNFPWDIDEALRRRLEKRIYIPLPNFESRKELIRINLKTVEVAADVDIDEVARRTEGYSGDDLTNVCRDASLNGMRRKIAGKTRDEIKNMSKDEISKDPVAMCDFEEALAKVQRSVSQADIEKHEKWFTEFGSA